The Prevotella sp. E9-3 genome has a window encoding:
- the tet(Q) gene encoding tetracycline resistance ribosomal protection protein Tet(Q), translating to MNIINLGILAHIDAGKTSVTENLLFASGATEKCGRVDNGDTITDSMDIEKRRGITVRASTTSIIWNGVKCNIIDTPGHMDFIAEVERTFKMLDGAVLILSAKEGIQAQTKLLFSTLQKLQIPTIIFINKIDRAGVNLERLYMDIKTNLSQDVLFMQTVVDGSVYPVCSQTYIKEEYKEFVCNHDDDILERYLADSEISPADYWNTIIALVAKAKVYPVLHGSAMFNIGINELLDAISSFILPPASVSNRLSAYLYKIEHDPKGHKRSFLKIIDGSLRLRDVVRINDSEKFIKIKNLKTIYQGREINVDEVGANDIAIVEDIEDFRIGDYLGAKPCLIQGLSHQHPALKSSVRPNKPEERSKVISALNTLWIEDPSLSFSINSYSDELEISLYGLTQKEIIQTLLEERFSVKVHFDEIKTIYKERPIKKVNKIIQIEVPPNPYWATIGLTLEPLPLGAGLQIESDISYGYLNHSFQNAVFEGIRMSCQSGLHGWEVTDLKVTFTQAEYYSPVSTPADFRQLTPYVFRLALQQSGVDILEPMLCFELQIPQVASSKAITDLQKLMSEIEDISCNNEWCHIKGKVPLNTSKDYASEVSSYTKGLGIFMVKPCGYQITKDGYSDNIRMNEKDKLLFMFQKSMSLK from the coding sequence CATTGATGCAGGAAAAACTTCCGTAACCGAGAATCTGCTGTTTGCCAGTGGAGCAACGGAAAAGTGCGGCCGTGTGGATAATGGTGACACCATAACGGACTCTATGGATATAGAGAAACGTAGAGGAATTACTGTCCGGGCTTCTACGACATCTATTATCTGGAATGGAGTGAAATGCAATATCATTGACACTCCGGGACACATGGATTTTATTGCGGAAGTGGAGCGGACATTCAAAATGCTTGATGGAGCAGTCCTCATCTTATCCGCAAAGGAAGGCATACAAGCGCAGACAAAGTTGCTGTTCAGTACTTTACAAAAGCTGCAAATCCCGACAATTATATTTATCAATAAGATTGACCGTGCCGGTGTGAATTTGGAGCGTTTGTATATGGATATAAAAACAAATCTGTCGCAAGATGTCCTGTTTATGCAAACTGTTGTCGATGGATCGGTTTATCCGGTTTGCTCCCAAACATATATAAAGGAAGAATACAAAGAATTTGTATGCAACCATGACGACGATATATTAGAACGATATTTGGCGGATAGCGAAATTTCACCGGCTGATTATTGGAATACGATAATCGCTCTTGTGGCAAAAGCCAAAGTCTATCCGGTGCTACATGGATCAGCAATGTTCAATATCGGTATCAATGAGTTGTTGGACGCCATTTCTTCTTTTATACTTCCTCCGGCATCAGTCTCAAACAGACTTTCAGCTTATCTCTATAAGATAGAGCATGACCCCAAAGGGCATAAAAGAAGTTTTCTTAAAATAATTGACGGAAGTCTGAGACTTCGAGACGTTGTAAGAATCAACGATTCGGAAAAATTCATCAAGATTAAAAATCTAAAGACTATTTATCAGGGCAGAGAGATAAATGTTGATGAAGTGGGTGCCAATGATATCGCGATTGTAGAAGATATAGAAGATTTTCGAATCGGAGATTATTTAGGTGCTAAACCTTGTTTGATTCAAGGATTATCTCATCAGCATCCCGCTCTCAAATCCTCCGTCCGGCCAAATAAGCCCGAAGAGAGAAGCAAGGTGATATCCGCTCTGAATACATTGTGGATTGAAGACCCGTCTTTGTCCTTTTCCATAAACTCATATAGTGATGAATTGGAAATCTCGTTATATGGTTTGACCCAAAAGGAAATCATACAGACATTGCTGGAAGAACGATTTTCCGTAAAGGTCCATTTTGATGAGATCAAGACTATCTACAAAGAACGACCTATAAAAAAGGTCAATAAGATTATTCAGATCGAAGTACCACCCAACCCTTACTGGGCCACAATAGGGCTGACTCTTGAACCCTTACCGTTAGGGGCAGGGTTGCAAATCGAAAGTGACATCTCCTATGGTTATCTGAACCATTCTTTTCAAAATGCCGTTTTTGAAGGGATTCGTATGTCTTGCCAATCTGGTTTACATGGATGGGAAGTGACAGATCTGAAAGTAACTTTTACTCAAGCCGAGTATTATAGCCCGGTAAGTACACCTGCTGATTTCAGACAGCTGACCCCTTATGTCTTCAGGCTGGCTTTGCAACAGTCAGGTGTGGACATTCTCGAACCGATGCTCTGTTTTGAGTTGCAGATACCCCAAGTAGCGAGTTCCAAAGCTATTACAGATTTGCAAAAACTGATGTCTGAGATTGAAGACATCAGTTGTAATAATGAGTGGTGTCATATTAAAGGGAAAGTTCCATTAAATACAAGTAAAGACTATGCCTCAGAAGTAAGTTCGTACACTAAGGGCTTAGGCATTTTTATGGTTAAGCCATGTGGGTATCAAATAACAAAAGACGGTTATTCTGATAATATCCGCATGAACGAAAAAGATAAACTTTTATTCATGTTCCAAAAATCAATGTCATTAAAATAA